GTCGATTCTTTTGAATTGGAGAAGTTGAAGAATGAGAAAGTCCAGGGTGAAAAAATACACTTCCAACCCAGAAACGTTCAGGAAAATACTCAAGCTACTCAATTAAAAGTTGCAGAGCCAGTGGCCCCTGTTGAGGATGAAAAAGCGAAGGGAAGGCAAGAACTGAAGTCTCAAATGGAAGCCCAGTCTATTTTTCAAGGAGATGCGGAGGGTGATTCTTTGGAGTTGGATAAGCTGAAAAATGAGAAGGCACAGGCTGGGAAAGGGCACTGAGTTACATCTTATATGGTGCCTCGTTGAATCTGTTCTTGAATCCAGGGAATGATTTCTTCAACTACAGATTCCAAAGGGGTGTTTGCTTCAAATCCAAGGATTTGTTTTGCCTTGTGAGTCGCTGGAACCCTTTTTTGCACATCATGGGGATAGGCTTGATCGGACTCAATTTGTAGCACTTCACCTGGACGTATCTTTTTCCAAATCAATTCTGCCAATTGCCTAACTGTTGTGGATTCTGTGGTTGAGAGATTAAAATCATTGTTGAATACTTGGTCAGATTCTATACAGAGTCGAATGCCTCGTGCCAAATCTGCTCCATAAGTGTAATGTCTAATTTGATTACCATCCCCCAAAATATGTAGAGGTTTTTGTCCCTTGAGTAACTTTTGGACCAGATCGGGAAGCACGTGGCTCATGGCCATTTCAACATTTCCACTCATTATTTTCTTGGAGGAGAGGGCTTTTTTCTCGCCGATTCCGACGCAATTGAAAGGTCGAATAATGGTATAGGGAAGTTTGTATTGTTCCCAAGCCGCTTCAGCAAAGTATTCACAGGCGAGTTTCTGAAATCCATAAGAAGAAAAGGGAGGAGGGCATTCTTTTTGATGACCTTCAGGAGTCGGGAATACGGTCGCTTTTTCGAATACCATGGAAGAAGAAAGCACATTAATCTTTTTTAATTTTCCCTTCTGAAAGGCGTGGATGGCTGCATCAAAAGTACTGGCTAGAATTCTTTCGTTTTCAGCAAGCAGGTCATAGGCAAATTCATGAAAATAGGTGATCCCCCCAATTTTGGCGGCACCGGCAAGAATTTGATCACAATCCGATGC
The sequence above is drawn from the Deltaproteobacteria bacterium genome and encodes:
- a CDS encoding NAD(P)-dependent oxidoreductase is translated as MKILYTGSAGFIGNYVVRELIEHGHQVVGIDNFSKYGKINTDVFDSKDYQFIEGDAKDVRVMKELASDCDQILAGAAKIGGITYFHEFAYDLLAENERILASTFDAAIHAFQKGKLKKINVLSSSMVFEKATVFPTPEGHQKECPPPFSSYGFQKLACEYFAEAAWEQYKLPYTIIRPFNCVGIGEKKALSSKKIMSGNVEMAMSHVLPDLVQKLLKGQKPLHILGDGNQIRHYTYGADLARGIRLCIESDQVFNNDFNLSTTESTTVRQLAELIWKKIRPGEVLQIESDQAYPHDVQKRVPATHKAKQILGFEANTPLESVVEEIIPWIQEQIQRGTI